CAAATCACTATATTGGCCTCTTGggatagttttttttttttttaattatacacaaaGGTTGAGgctaaaaatgtaaaaattcacacttgaattatttttggtttgaaatttaaatgataCTACTCatcctttttcttatttgaattatataattatatcaatatctcAATAAATTGAGTAATATTACAGTCCAATTAAtacatcaaataattaaaacaatggcatatattacaataaactcaCATAACGTCAGACATTACCACACGAAGTATACAAAActttacataaaataagaaataaatatccatacgttgaatatatttttaaataaagttgaactgttcaaaattcataattaagagaaattaaacttgaaatattatatttttaaacaatgagtAATATGGTTTTTGTCGCCTTTGAAGCAAAACAACACATGTACGCaacatgtcttttttattgaaatggGAACAACTTCTTACTTCTCCTTCCTACTCTACCTTTTACTTTCTTGcaattacataaattcatcaaaagagggaaaaaaaaaaaaaaaaaaagagaaataggAATGTGTAAGCATATTTGAGGAAGACATGCCTTTTCACTTTAGTCCTTTTGTTTTGGGCTGACCCACACTTGTATACATTCTATATGGTGGACCAATCCACAACTTTTGGGCCCCATGCACAGTCCTGCATGGGCCAGAGCCTTAATGGGCTTTGATTTTCCTCAACATGCGTTGAGGTGCAACAGTTGTTTGAACACAcagaaataaaacaatatttcaaTGCAGACCGAAAGAGAGGTATCAAATCGGCACAAACTCTGAATACTAAATAACAACAGAGATCAAGGTCGGCCAATAAGACAATGAGGGGATAAACTTTGATCATCATGAGACGTGGGAATAGAACTGACCAAGTTGatgtttttttccccttctgATAAATATGATTGtttaatcattaattacaTCTAAATAGCAACATTAACATcaataaatacaagaaaacaacatatcttaataaaacaaaaatacgaGGAATTATTAGCAAAGTACACATATACTATTCGTGAGCTCCGAATTTGATTATAacatgttaattttataacttaaaTAAGAGGTGAAGGGACAGCCCAATATTTTTGACAGGAGGAGTCAAGTTCTATTtcctattattatttcttcCTCAAATTCAATCATTCATGTTGATGTAGGGGCCATGAGCCCATGCCGGCAACTCTGCCCTTGCACAGACATAGACGAAGGAAAACAACATGTAACTGCCGGGGTGAATGCTTGGCTATCACACTATCTATCtctaactaaaataaaacccTTAGCCTTATCCCCATCTTTTTCCGTTTTATGCTCAATCATCTAAAGTCAAGAGCATGAATCAATTGAAAGTTGCACCCTCGTATTTTTAAACCACAAATTTCCGTGTCCACATTTATCATTCCTTAGCCGATCGGACTTAGTTTAATTGATAAAGTTGAAGATCGATGACTGTAaagttatgaatttaaatCCTATCCGTGTATGTGCGTATTATTGATCTACTCTtatagtatttattaattagttacggatactttttatattagttattgATATGTcgatttattgataattattggTGTAATTTATGTTCTCTATTACTCATTTTATCGTTATTATGTCTGTTGCCAATTTATTGACGTAATTTGTGATactttcaataaattaaattcggAGCATGGGTTCGGGTTGTGGTCCAAGATCGAACCCGATTATGCTGACCCGTGGATCTCGAATCTTGTTATTGTAATACATATTGGCTTTGTCTCACGAACATTCTTGCCTTTTTCCATGATTGTTGTCTTAATCAGCCATAAGCGGGGGTTCCTGTTTTTGGCTTGGATATGTGGGAATGCCAGCCAACCCTATTTAGTTCTATTTtcaatgtataaaataattaacaggcatattaataaatgattgCTACATCTCTGACCTCTACTTCCGGAAAAGATAAGCGGAGACATGGCCGATGCTCATCAGTCATCACTTCTccactaaataaataatttgatgatcGATCGTGATATTCTAACAACACAGATATACTCATCATTATTACATCTTTTGTCTCTCACAGACATTCTCAGCTTATTCACTTGTCCGGTTGCGTGAAAGCAACATGGATCTGACTTgccaatttattatatatgcactccagaatgaataatataatatattcgtcatataattaattcaaattatgtatatatatgtaaatattattttatgtgtttttttttaaattatatttaattgaaattaatatgataTGTCAATAATTCCAATACATGGCCGCTGAATGTGAAGAAGTTGGAATACTTTATACATGGTGGGATACGTATGGATACTTTGTGAGTTTGGTGGGGtacttaatttatatacacaTGGATATGTATcatgtactatatatatatatacatcgaATATTGTATGTTCTTGCTAACCTATGATCTTGTTTGTGTTGTAATTAAAACACGGATCATTAGCAAATAATTTGACTTATGATCACGACGATAAGACAAGAATGTCAACTTCaatgaagtaaaaattaattttattcgtGTTAGTTAAAAATCATCGTTATTAACATTTTCACGAGTTGTatgatgttatttttatacaaattaaaaaatagaggaagATTTAGGTGAAATTAAGTAATGAAATTGGGAGTTGGAAGAAAACACAAGTTGGGGCCTCAATGACCAAATAAGTAAAGTCAAGATgagaacaagaagaaacaaTGCAACATAGCAAGGCCGAGTTTTTACCAACATCGATAACATACACATGGGTTTGTTTTATTTCCTACAAGAACTTTCGTAGGTACCTTCTGGATCCTAATTAAGTAGAAAATAAGCATATGCCTAATTTAATACCCAACACCCACCCTAATTCCAACTCATTCTCTGCCGGACAACTGAAAAGTCCTGCCTAAATAGTGTCTGAAGCTCCCTCCCGACGACGTCGTTTGAGCAGCTTAATTGCGTAGATCTGCCATAATATCCGAGAGCACAAAAGCATACTTTTACCTCGTTCGCACCGAGTTTTCGGCGCACTATAGTTTTGTCCCCGTGCTGTGGGTCAAAGTAGTTCTCCCTATTTGACGCCGGTGGTGCGCCCGTTAACAAAACTACACCCCACCTCTCTCTTTcctaaaatacatttatctctccccttctctttctttcttcgtCAGCTCACTCCTCAACTTTATCCTCTCAAACGTTCTTTTGTGGTGATTTCCGAATTCTCCGactcttcctctttctcctGCACGATTGCTGGATCTTCACGGTGAAATGTTGCTTCGGAGGTCGTATTATGTGCGCTGTAGTTCGGGAAACGGTGAGTTtggttttttgctttttttagTTGCTGGCGACGGTTAGTTTCTACCCTTTCTACTTGCTGCATTGTTGTTGTTCGGCTGTAGTTTTTGACAAGTTTCGTGATATTTTGTTCTCTTGGGTAGCTGTGAGGATGTTGATTCGGAATTAGATTGAGATTTAAGCCCTAATGGTAGTTTGATATATTCTCTGTTTATCTAGTTATTTGAGATTATGGTGGTAATACTCGCCGTATAGTTGAATAGTTCATCATAGAGGTAAGATGAACTgagtttttcccttttttcgttaaaatttttagagttGGTTTTCGTTTGCTTCTGTTTTCTTTGGTTGGACGGCTTCTTGTCAACtttacacatttttatttttattttattttccacaATATTTCGAAGATAAGTGTTGGTTCTCTTTGTGTGCTCAACAATTCAAGTGGTTATTGAACGAAAGGTTGGTTGCCGAATTTTCTATATCTTGTACAGTTGTAGATAATACTATTAATTGGTAATTTGAGTTTCATAATCGTTAGTCTTTCTATTCTAGTTTCTGTGATTTCAGACAccttttctctaattttacaTGGTGGAATTTTGATTCAGGAGTTGCGAAGTTGATTAAGGTTCTTGCTTAGGTAGGCAGGTTTTCGTATATCTGGAGAGATGGTGGGGGAGACTGTGACAGAGACATGGTTCAGTAATATATTGAAGAGTTCACGTAAAAGCTTATCATGGGAGCCTGAGAGACCAGTCCTTGGAATTTTGGCATTTGAAATCTCGAGGTTCATGTCAAAGGTGGTTAATTTATGGCAATGTCTCACTGACAGGCAGATAGTTAGATTAAGAGAGGAGATTGCAAACTCGGTAGGCATCCAGAAGCTTGTTTCCGAAGATGAAGACTATCTTATGGATCTTGCTCTTGCTGAGATAATTGAGAATGTGGGTAGTGTGGCAAAATCAGTAGCCATGCTTGGAAAGAAGTGTACAGACCCAACATATCACAATCTTGAAAACGTTTTTAATGATCCAGGTGAAATTGATCCGAAATGGTATGGGTGGCAATATAGGCTgaagaaaatggagaagaaagTTAAGAAAATGGAGAAGTTTGTGGCAGCAACAGAGCAGCTGTACTCAGAGCTCGAAGTGTTGGCAGAGCTTGAGCAGAGCCTAATGAGAATGCGAGCTGGTGCCAGTTTAGGCAAGGTAAAGTTGCTGGAGTTTCAACAGAAAGTTGTATGGCAACGCCAGGAAGTGAAGAATCTCCAGGAGATGTCTCCTTGGGTCAGACCATATGACTATATTGTCCGACTTCTTCTCAGATCTCTATTCACAATTATCGAAAGGATCAAGTATGTATATGGGGTTAACCAGATTGAAAATGTTGTGGCGAGTAGAGGATATGATGACATACATGGTGTTTGTCTTATTCGTAGTAATTCCATGTCTGCTCTCCTGCAAACAGGAGAGCAAAAGTCAGCTAACTTATCGGAAAACAATGCATCTAGACTTCCAGTTCCTGTAGCGAGgtcattttcaaatttgggCTTGGGAGGTGACAAGAGTAAATTGAAGAATAGGAAATCTCATGATCATTCTCCATCATCTGTCCTTTGTGGAAAACCACATCAGACGAAAGCTAGACGGTTTAGCCCTGTTGGCTTCGCAGGATGCATGACAGGAGGAAGTGAATCTCCTGTTGTTGAGACCTATGCACCATCCTGTGGAAGCTCATTTAGGTCCAATGGTGCTTCTCAGAAAGATGCAGATGAAATAAAAGACTTATGCACGatcccaattatatatagtagcATAACCCCTAAGGTATCTTTCTTTGACTCGAAAAGTCATCTGTTGAATGCTCCTCCATCTTCTCTTGGTCATGCTGCTTTGGCTCTGCACTATGCAAATGTCATCATATTGATCGAGAAGCTAGCTTCATCTCCTCACTTGATCAGCCTCGATGCCAGAGATGATCTTTACAATTTGTTGCCTTCAACTATCAGAAGCTGTCTTAGGGCAAAGCTAAAGACATTTTCCAAAACTATGGCTTCGTCTGTCTACGATCCTGCTTTTGCAGCAGAGTGGGGCTTAGCAGTTGCAAGAATATTGGAATGGCTATCCCCACTTGCTCACAACATGATACGATGGCAATCTGAGCGGAACTTTGAAAGGCAAAGATTGGTTTTTGGGTCAAACGTGCTTCTTGTCCAGACCCTTTACTTTGCAGACCGAGTAAGGACAGAGGCAGCAATTGTTGAACTACTGATGGGCCTAAATTATCTCTTTAGGTTTGGCAGAGAAATTAATGAGAGACCTTACAGGGAGTCTTCATGCAGTAgggcatatgatggctatctAATTCCCAGGGATAAAACGCGCTACAACATGATGGATCATACAGCATAAGGATCCGTTCGGCGCTTTGTATAACTACAAAATGGAACTTAAGTGGAGCTTTCCCGTTCCTTCGTTGTGCACATAATTTCTCAGATACATCCTTCCGAATCAAAGGTATTTTCTTAGTGATGGTTTATATACCGAACCAAGTAAAATCTTGTATCTGCTTTCTCTGGTTTCTGTAAAATACAGTATTTAAACCATAGCTACATTTGAACTCTCTTGAATAGGCTGGTCTTCAATGTAGTGATCATGCTATCTTTTTACGTTTTATTGCACGATTGATTCTTTACCGTTGATTATTGAACTCATAAGGTTATTTTAGCCATGATGTTCGAAATATTATTGGAAGAATATGTGGATCAGTCTGTAGTCGCAGCGTTTCGCTTCTATGGATCAGTTTTAGATGAAGCGTACTCTGTAGAGTTTCAATTGGATTGCTCTCAGGGGTAATTTAGTACAAAATTTGATTGTCGACATTTTGCGATGAGTAGTTGATGAATTGtgtttttctaataaaaaacataCTGGTATGGATATTtcgatttataaatttagtttaatttaaccTTTTGGGGTGGTTTTCTTCAGAACAAATGGATAATTATCTTAGCCGTCTCTAAAATCAATAACTAGATAAAACACCAAGTTTTCATATCAAAATCCTTTGACTTCAATAAGAAGAAATACCCTTGCTCTTGCAAAATTCTTGCTCGTGTCTTTTCACAACAACTCATCAAACTGGATAAATTTGActtactaataatatttacattcccattttctgaaagaaaatagaaaaagataattataattatacttcttCGTCTATGGtccttatataaattatttttattttttttgtataattagagaTACCCCAAAATAAAGGGGTACTTTGTGTAACGATGATGATGTTTTTAGGATTGTATGTGTGattttccccaaaaaaaaaaaaaaaagaatttttggtGTAGGTAATGTTAACATTACTGATTGGtgcatgtgtaatttttaaaaaaatgggaataatttgtgtaaatagacctTAAATCAGTgggtgttaatgtaattttctcaaatagaAATTGAAGTTATCGGATTCATTTAAGATCAAAATACacttattttgattatatacCTCTTTATGATTAGATACCAAAGTTCATATgatcaaaaactaaatacatATACAATACAAGAACATCATTTATTAGAAACCTAAAGCTTAAGCGAACTATAAAATCTATGCAACTGTAGTTAAGTGAATCACACCGGACGTATGATTAGATGAGATCTGATAGTAATTTTGAGGCCAGCAGACGGTGCATACGCAGTGGATTATTCCCGGGGAGTGGGAATCACTTTCAAAGGAACCTTCTTGCGCAAAGTCAAACCCACCATTTCTTTCATATCCAATGTCTCCGGGGTCAATCCATCTCCAAGCTTCCACTCAAAAGCGTGTACCAAAGTCGCAAGACTCAGACACACCATTCTGTGCCCCAATGTCATGCCCAAACAGCTCCGTCGCCCAGACCCGAATGGGATCATCTGAAAATGCTGGCCCTTGTAATCAATATCAGATTCCAGGAACCTCTCGGGTTTGAAGGAAAGTGGGTCCGACCATGCAGCCGGATCCCTATGAATTGCCCATGCATTCACTAAGATTTGGGTGTTCTTGGGCACGACGTAGCCCATGAACTCTGTGTCTTCCATTGCCTTCCGTGGAAGCAGCATCTGTAGCGGCGGGTACAATCGCAGTATTTCCTTCACGGTTGCCTGCAAATACGGCAGTTTGTTTAGGTCGCTCTCTTCCACCATCCGGCTACGCCCGACAACCCGGTCGATTTCCTCTTGGATCTTCTTCATTGAGCTTGGATGGCGCAGTAATTCAGCCATTCCCCACTCGATGGTGCCGCTCGTCGTCTCTGTTCCGCCAAAAAACATTTCCTGAAATATCAAAACATGTTCTTCCTATTAGCGAATACTTCCTATCAACTTTTTATGATTTCACAGCTCGTCGGCATTttgttccattttttttttctttcttcttggtTGTGTTatggtaatttgatcataaaaatatttatttaatttgtattcaataataaataaatcgagGTTAAGTATcaatctttattttaatttttttaatattagtaagtttgataaattttgactaacgaaggaacttatttattagatagaagcaaactttaaaggtgctaaatctaattttcaaatcataagagatttatgtataattacaccaaaattcaaatgagggatgtaattatcctaaatATTTTCACATGTGTTTTTGCAAGATGTGATGagctaattatatttatttacacaaaatacattcagtttttttaatttattgacaattagatttataagaataaaaaggaaatttaGCGAATATTTATACATCCAACGttcttaacaaaaaataaataaactcaaaaaattctaacaaaaaaaacacatacacacgcatacatataattacttttattttcgaaaaaaataaatacgtATCCATTTGCAAGGGAGTTGTAACATGCTGCAATTAATACGTTTCGGACGTTGAAATTACCATCACAATTGACACGTATTTACTTCATAAATAGAAGTGGTTGGAGGTTTTAAATACTGAAATAgtttagaaattaaagaaggcgaaagaaagaatgaaatctTTATACTATTTTGAGCAGAGAATGATGTACCAGTAAGACAATGGTAACGTTCTTGACTGAGAGTTTATCAGCGCCCTCTGCCTTTATGTCATCTTCTTCATCCAGCAACGCGTCCAAGAAATCGTTTCTTTCCTTTACTTTCCCTGACTGCTTCTCCTGAATCCTCTCCTTCACAATCTCGGACGCAAATCCCAGCAATCTCTCCAAATACTTCTCAGTATTTTTCCGGATCCTTTGCGGGTCGGCCCATTTCAAGAACTGGAAGGAATCAGCCATGTTTGGCTTCCCACACCATTCCAAGAACAGCACAAACGCATCGAAGAACTCCCCAGCTTTGTCAAGCTTCGACTCCATCACTTCCCTGGACAGCATAAGATTTCCAATTATGTTAAAAGAGTTAAGAAAAAGGAACCTGTCCAGCTGAATCTCCCCGGATCCTCCATTCTTCTTAGATTTCTCCACATCCTCCTTTATCCATTTAATTGTTTTCTCTAAGCAATTCCGCCTGATAGGAATCGATGCATCCACCCGTTTGTGAACGAGGAACTCTGTCATGCAAATACGACGCAGCGTCCGCCAGTACTCACGGTAAGCTCCGATGGCGACGGAGCCCTGGTGGTAGTCCAGGGCGGTCAGGGAGTCGGGCGCTTTCCTGTCAGCAAAAGGGAGGTCGCACTTCTTGAAAAGTTCAGTAGCTGTTTCTGCTGATTGCACCACCATGGTATTGACTGCTCCGAGTTTTAGCCATATGACTGGTCCGTACTTGGCCTGAAGCTGGTAAAAAGTTTGGTGGGGTATCTCGCCCAGATCGAAAATGTTGCCCACCAGCGGCAGGGCGGGCGGGCCTGGAGGGAGGAGTTTGGAATAAGGCTTCCTGGATTTTAGCAGGAACTTAGTCAACAGAAATAATGCGCTTAGGGCAGCCAACCAGGGAAATAAACTAAAGCTCCAGCCCATGTTGTTCTTTTGTGAGTTTGAGCTTCTGATGTTATTGCTTGTTCTGAAAAGGGGTATATATAGGAAGGTTGGGGGATTTATGGCGTCATTTCTGGGAACTGTATTAAGAGAAGGACGCCAAATTTTAGGTTGATTATTCTCAAACAGTTGAATGATATGTTTTAATTCAGAAGAAGTGATCAACTGCGTGATAAATATAGTTACGCTACTGTTCATTCATTTTTGGGGTGTGCTTGACTTGATTATATCCGAACTTTTATTGTCCTaaaatctatactattatgagaataatttggtcgaaaattcataaattgacTACCAAAGTGCATGCGTTGTACACGCAATACGATAATTTGGGAATCTCAGGgcaatttatgaatttttggtcaaaattgttcttaaattataatttttttaattataagattaaattgtgataattaatttcaacaaaaccAAGATTAATACCCCGCACTtacaaagcaaaaattttaattcttttcattaataagGCTTCAAAGGGGGCAATTCTAACTCGAACCTGGCTCGATCGAATTTGaatcaatcatatgataagtgtaatacATTCACTGTGTGattgatatacaatttaagaaaaataaaaaatcacataataattatgatatacatactttataattaatttagttcgactaaacttaatttatacaaaaattttcgCTCGAAGGGCTGCTGGTgtggtttgtttttcttaaaaagatatttctctctctctctctcttctttcatGACTCTATCctcttcttatatttttctgaCCTCTTACTTATTAAaagcattaattaattcctaaCGACTTTTAATAGATATTTATAGGTTAAATTTAGAAACATAATTAAGCATACACATTGAGTATGGAAACAACGCTACCTACTGTTAGTACTAATAATTGCACTGCGATTGGAAGAACTTAATATACGCATGATTTAATACGCaacacattaatatttttaaatcaattaacgtatacaaaatacataaaaaaaacaatattctattattaaaaatagacggaattttttaaaatttggtgaatCTTGAAATGTAATCATAACCATAATCTTATTTAGAATATGATACCTACtgattgttggaaaatttatgGCCCAGGACCAAAAATAGGGAGGCCCAATACACCCTCTTGGATGGCTACGGTTTGGCCCAAGCCCACGACCCACAAACCAACACACGACCCGAACCGACCTGGATTGGTTACTTATTTCTACCTAACCCTAATATTCTCTCATATCTCACATCTCTCTATTCCCTATCTGTGATTCACTTTCCTCTTGCAACGATTCTCCTTCCAAAACCAAGCTGATGGTTTATGAAAGGTGATCCTTATCTTCCATCTCCATCTCTTCTCTCGGCCCTATAAATAGGAGACTCATTCTCCTATTTTATTAGTGTGAACTATTTCGATAAGCTCAGTGCAAATCTTTGTGATATAGAGAGATTGAAGGTCTCAGTAACCGTGTGCTAAGAAGATCTATGTGATCGAGGGTTATAGCCTTTGTGGCAAGGGCTTTGTGCCAAAATCGTGTGCAATCGTGGGTTTTATGTTAAGGCTGCAGATCTTAGTGATCGTGAGTAAAGCCTGAGAAATGGATCTGGCTCTCTGAGTCTCGTTTGATCAATTATTTCCGCTGCTtaatgttgatgtaatttcttattaatattttgtatatttttatgtattatttctgCAATAATATTATGAGCTCTCCTCCCAACCCTGATTTTGACAAAAGTCCAACTAAGAATAGTGTGGTATTGCAAAGAAGTCGTCTCAGTGCGTATAGGCTCATTGTTTTCAATTATTGCAGCCAGAAATAGCATACACTATTGGACATTATTAATGTAGAAAGTGTTATGCACATTTCCA
The nucleotide sequence above comes from Sesamum indicum cultivar Zhongzhi No. 13 linkage group LG11, S_indicum_v1.0, whole genome shotgun sequence. Encoded proteins:
- the LOC105174131 gene encoding uncharacterized protein LOC105174131, whose protein sequence is MVGETVTETWFSNILKSSRKSLSWEPERPVLGILAFEISRFMSKVVNLWQCLTDRQIVRLREEIANSVGIQKLVSEDEDYLMDLALAEIIENVGSVAKSVAMLGKKCTDPTYHNLENVFNDPGEIDPKWYGWQYRLKKMEKKVKKMEKFVAATEQLYSELEVLAELEQSLMRMRAGASLGKVKLLEFQQKVVWQRQEVKNLQEMSPWVRPYDYIVRLLLRSLFTIIERIKYVYGVNQIENVVASRGYDDIHGVCLIRSNSMSALLQTGEQKSANLSENNASRLPVPVARSFSNLGLGGDKSKLKNRKSHDHSPSSVLCGKPHQTKARRFSPVGFAGCMTGGSESPVVETYAPSCGSSFRSNGASQKDADEIKDLCTIPIIYSSITPKVSFFDSKSHLLNAPPSSLGHAALALHYANVIILIEKLASSPHLISLDARDDLYNLLPSTIRSCLRAKLKTFSKTMASSVYDPAFAAEWGLAVARILEWLSPLAHNMIRWQSERNFERQRLVFGSNVLLVQTLYFADRVRTEAAIVELLMGLNYLFRFGREINERPYRESSCSRAYDGYLIPRDKTRYNMMDHTA
- the LOC105174132 gene encoding cytochrome P450 76A1-like produces the protein MGWSFSLFPWLAALSALFLLTKFLLKSRKPYSKLLPPGPPALPLVGNIFDLGEIPHQTFYQLQAKYGPVIWLKLGAVNTMVVQSAETATELFKKCDLPFADRKAPDSLTALDYHQGSVAIGAYREYWRTLRRICMTEFLVHKRVDASIPIRRNCLEKTIKWIKEDVEKSKKNGGSGEIQLDRFLFLNSFNIIGNLMLSREVMESKLDKAGEFFDAFVLFLEWCGKPNMADSFQFLKWADPQRIRKNTEKYLERLLGFASEIVKERIQEKQSGKVKERNDFLDALLDEEDDIKAEGADKLSVKNVTIVLLEMFFGGTETTSGTIEWGMAELLRHPSSMKKIQEEIDRVVGRSRMVEESDLNKLPYLQATVKEILRLYPPLQMLLPRKAMEDTEFMGYVVPKNTQILVNAWAIHRDPAAWSDPLSFKPERFLESDIDYKGQHFQMIPFGSGRRSCLGMTLGHRMVCLSLATLVHAFEWKLGDGLTPETLDMKEMVGLTLRKKVPLKVIPTPRE